One Spirochaeta africana DSM 8902 genomic window carries:
- a CDS encoding IS256 family transposase codes for MGKIIEINEQEVKDHLGNFVRETVEETLNAMLEAEAEQLCNAQKHERSSERTGYRAGHYDRKLLTKAGEVNLQVPKLKKVTFETAIIERYKRREISVEEAMVEMYLAGVSVRRVEDITEALWGAKVSPGTISNLNKKIYEEIEKWRNLPLKQRYTYVYLDGIWMKRSWAGEVRNVSVLVAIGVNQDGFREIIGVAEGTKEDKDSWQRFLRYLKGRGLETVEMFISDKSLGLVEAIPEFFPDSRWQRCVVHFYRNVFSFVPQGKVKAVATMLKAIHAQENLEEAVRKKDQIAKKLIEMKLSKAAEIVREGALETFSYYYFPVEHWKRIRTNNGLERIMREIRRRTRVIGSFPDGESALMLVAARLRHISNSTWSERKYLNMDLMIEYDHDHQAS; via the coding sequence ATGGGTAAGATTATCGAGATAAACGAGCAGGAAGTCAAAGACCATTTGGGTAATTTTGTCAGGGAGACGGTGGAGGAAACCTTGAACGCTATGCTGGAGGCAGAAGCAGAACAGCTGTGTAATGCGCAAAAACATGAGCGCAGCTCTGAGCGAACGGGGTATCGTGCCGGACATTATGATAGGAAACTGCTAACGAAAGCAGGCGAAGTGAATCTGCAGGTTCCCAAGCTGAAGAAGGTGACGTTTGAAACTGCCATTATTGAACGGTATAAGCGACGCGAGATCTCTGTTGAGGAGGCAATGGTAGAGATGTACTTGGCTGGCGTTTCTGTCAGACGTGTCGAGGATATCACCGAAGCCCTTTGGGGTGCCAAGGTCTCACCAGGAACTATCAGCAACCTCAATAAGAAAATCTACGAAGAAATTGAAAAATGGCGCAACCTGCCGTTGAAGCAGCGCTACACCTATGTCTACCTTGATGGCATCTGGATGAAACGATCCTGGGCTGGTGAAGTACGCAATGTATCCGTTCTGGTAGCCATAGGCGTTAATCAGGATGGTTTCAGGGAGATAATCGGGGTTGCCGAAGGCACCAAGGAAGACAAAGACAGCTGGCAGCGATTTCTCCGCTATTTGAAAGGCCGGGGACTGGAAACAGTGGAGATGTTTATCTCTGACAAGTCTCTGGGATTGGTAGAAGCGATACCAGAGTTTTTTCCTGATTCCCGGTGGCAGCGGTGCGTAGTGCATTTTTACCGCAATGTATTCAGCTTTGTTCCGCAGGGAAAAGTCAAAGCTGTTGCAACCATGTTGAAGGCCATTCATGCCCAGGAAAACCTGGAAGAGGCAGTCCGAAAGAAAGACCAGATTGCGAAGAAACTGATTGAAATGAAATTGTCCAAAGCAGCGGAGATCGTTCGAGAAGGTGCATTAGAAACCTTCTCGTATTATTATTTCCCGGTCGAACACTGGAAACGGATCAGGACCAATAACGGGCTTGAAAGAATCATGCGAGAAATCAGAAGGAGGACACGTGTAATCGGTTCGTTCCCTGATGGTGAGTCAGCACTGATGCTGGTTGCAGCACGACTGCGCCACATCTCGAACTCAACATGGAGTGAACGGAAATATCTGAATATGGATCTGATGATCGAGTACGATCACGATCATCAGGCATCATAA
- a CDS encoding IS256 family transposase, whose protein sequence is MAPLKATADFEKLLSRFIGEQDPLLEMLKWMTEQLMRIEAENKAGAVKGEHVANRTTHFSGSRVRRFDTRLGTMYLVVPKLRKGGYIPFFVTEKKRSEQALLQVVQEAFINGVSTRKIDRLAKELGIESISASQVSEINKGLDEQVQQFRNRELDSEYPVIWIDALYEKIRHGQRVQNEAVMVVCGLNSAGEREILAIEPMETESEETYADLFQRLKQRGLKHVWLVVSDAHQGLKNAIRSEFVGACWQRCKVHFMRNVLAKVRSKHKEQFAERLKHIWLQPDQATARKYAKQLMDDREDSCSDAVEILDSGLDDSLQFYAFAKIDARKISSTNMLERLNKEIRRRSKVVGVFPSRESYIRMVTCYLIEYTEDWTTGRSYIKKESLDEQKEFILRTVA, encoded by the coding sequence ATGGCCCCACTCAAAGCTACCGCAGATTTCGAGAAACTTCTATCCCGTTTCATAGGTGAACAGGATCCTCTGCTTGAAATGCTCAAATGGATGACCGAACAGCTCATGCGCATTGAAGCTGAAAATAAAGCCGGTGCCGTGAAAGGCGAGCATGTCGCAAATCGGACGACTCATTTCAGCGGTTCTCGTGTCAGAAGATTCGATACCCGTCTGGGCACCATGTACCTCGTCGTTCCAAAGCTGCGCAAGGGCGGGTACATTCCCTTCTTTGTAACCGAGAAGAAACGCTCGGAACAAGCACTCCTACAGGTAGTGCAGGAAGCATTTATCAACGGTGTTTCTACCCGTAAGATCGATCGCCTCGCCAAGGAGCTGGGGATTGAATCCATATCAGCCAGCCAGGTTTCTGAAATTAATAAGGGGCTGGATGAACAGGTTCAGCAATTTCGCAACCGAGAGCTGGATTCAGAATATCCAGTTATCTGGATTGATGCACTGTATGAAAAGATACGCCATGGCCAGAGAGTGCAGAATGAAGCAGTGATGGTGGTCTGTGGCCTTAATTCTGCTGGAGAGCGCGAAATACTTGCTATAGAGCCCATGGAAACTGAATCAGAGGAAACATACGCCGACCTGTTTCAGCGCTTAAAACAGCGCGGTCTCAAGCATGTATGGCTTGTGGTATCAGATGCACACCAGGGATTGAAAAATGCAATCCGATCAGAATTTGTCGGCGCATGTTGGCAACGGTGTAAAGTGCATTTCATGCGGAATGTCCTCGCCAAAGTACGCAGCAAACACAAGGAACAATTTGCAGAGCGATTAAAGCACATCTGGCTGCAGCCAGATCAAGCTACCGCGCGAAAATACGCCAAGCAGCTTATGGATGACAGGGAAGACTCTTGCTCTGATGCAGTCGAAATCCTGGATTCCGGACTTGATGACTCACTGCAGTTCTATGCCTTTGCAAAAATCGATGCACGGAAAATCTCCTCCACCAATATGCTGGAGCGATTGAACAAAGAAATCCGTCGACGATCAAAGGTGGTTGGCGTCTTTCCGTCCAGGGAGTCATACATCAGAATGGTCACCTGCTATCTGATAGAATACACCGAAGACTGGACAACCGGCAGATCGTACATTAAAAAGGAATCACTGGATGAACAGAAAGAATTCATCCTGAGAACGGTTGCGTAA
- a CDS encoding helix-turn-helix domain-containing protein, which produces MKHSLYIRADRILMCGITRPHPEHRHAFAQIFTSTGSEPGSLDVQIIAPNCLHGLESGGDPYFSLLFDPSSEIGFLLRKHYLKSSDSPIIRISLPDPGFSLPGLVECSISSVLLDASDQLVRQLGCAPASAKIPRDDRIQRVVLRMQEPDGWGLSAAEAAQIACLSTSRFLAVFKQYTGLPYRNYLLMQKLIRGIHLLNRSASFTEAALAAGFSDSAHFTRTFTHSTGMNLKEVFKNSQFIQVFYDLPL; this is translated from the coding sequence ATGAAACACTCATTATACATCCGTGCCGACAGAATCTTGATGTGTGGGATAACCCGTCCACATCCGGAACATCGACATGCATTTGCGCAGATTTTTACCTCGACTGGATCTGAACCGGGATCACTGGACGTACAGATCATCGCACCAAACTGCTTGCACGGGCTCGAATCGGGTGGCGATCCCTATTTCAGCCTTCTTTTCGATCCATCCTCCGAGATCGGCTTTCTGCTCCGGAAGCACTATCTCAAGTCATCAGACAGCCCGATCATCAGGATATCTCTTCCTGATCCCGGATTCTCATTGCCCGGGCTTGTCGAGTGCAGCATCAGCAGCGTGTTACTGGATGCCAGCGATCAACTGGTGCGGCAGCTCGGATGCGCCCCTGCATCCGCAAAAATACCGAGAGACGATCGCATTCAACGGGTTGTCTTACGCATGCAGGAACCTGACGGTTGGGGGCTGTCTGCAGCCGAGGCCGCGCAGATTGCATGCCTGTCTACGAGCCGTTTTCTGGCAGTATTCAAGCAATATACCGGCCTGCCATACCGGAACTATCTGTTGATGCAGAAACTGATCCGGGGAATACACCTGTTGAACAGATCAGCAAGTTTTACCGAAGCAGCTCTTGCCGCCGGCTTTTCCGATTCTGCGCATTTTACCCGCACATTCACCCACAGCACCGGGATGAACCTCAAAGAGGTCTTTAAAAACAGTCAGTTTATTCAAGTCTTTTATGATCTTCCGCTGTAA
- a CDS encoding SDR family NAD(P)-dependent oxidoreductase: MVRRLLQHGCRVAIWDYSEQALTDVQRELGENPALLYINCDISDPASVTSAVQATMARFGSIDILVNNAGTVVSGYLQDTDMARQQQVIDVNFSGLVHATTLILPKMYAQDFGVIVNISSAAGTLGVARQSVYSAAKWAVWGFTESLWHEVRNQNKSVHVASVHPGYIATGLFAGAKIRGLGGVIVPLVKNHDVIAKAIVEQAIRHRKTVVYRPRSVRLAVLLRGILPDRWFFRLVRLLGIHRSMEGFTGQRA, from the coding sequence GTGGTTCGCAGGCTGTTGCAGCATGGCTGCCGGGTGGCGATTTGGGACTACTCGGAGCAGGCACTGACAGATGTGCAGAGGGAGCTTGGGGAAAATCCGGCTCTGTTGTATATCAACTGTGATATTTCTGATCCAGCATCTGTTACATCTGCTGTTCAGGCAACCATGGCAAGGTTTGGCAGTATTGATATTCTGGTGAATAACGCAGGCACCGTGGTTTCCGGATATCTTCAGGACACCGATATGGCTCGACAACAGCAGGTCATTGATGTCAATTTTTCTGGCTTGGTTCATGCAACTACTCTGATACTTCCCAAGATGTACGCGCAGGATTTCGGGGTGATAGTCAACATTTCATCGGCAGCGGGGACACTGGGGGTTGCCCGTCAGTCGGTCTATTCCGCTGCAAAATGGGCAGTATGGGGTTTTACCGAATCACTGTGGCATGAGGTTCGCAACCAGAATAAATCTGTGCATGTTGCAAGTGTGCACCCCGGCTATATTGCTACTGGGCTGTTTGCCGGAGCCAAAATTCGCGGGTTGGGCGGCGTAATTGTGCCATTGGTAAAAAATCACGATGTGATTGCAAAGGCGATAGTTGAACAGGCAATCCGCCACCGAAAAACTGTGGTGTACCGTCCGCGTTCGGTTCGACTGGCGGTTTTGCTGCGTGGTATTTTGCCAGACCGCTGGTTTTTCCGGTTGGTTCGCCTACTGGGGATCCACCGCAGCATGGAAGGCTTCACTGGCCAGCGCGCTTGA
- a CDS encoding group II intron maturase-specific domain-containing protein, which translates to MYIQGWMNYYGISRFYRPVQSIDEWLRRRIRMRGGVGAGD; encoded by the coding sequence GTGTACATTCAGGGATGGATGAACTACTACGGGATATCCCGGTTCTACCGTCCGGTACAAAGTATCGATGAATGGCTGCGGCGACGGATTCGCATGCGGGGTGGTGTGGGGGCCGGTGATTAG
- a CDS encoding integron integrase has translation MKTVENLADFMTYLTTNLGMDAGRSEWSCYWVERFLQNNDLPAPGQRKESLRTFLHAVAQTKPDHVVQYANEALQRWFLFLDVCGGSTNNAGDDDWQRWREYTSGLTQRVREVLRLKHRAYRTEQTYLGWLARFFSFLEAHRGFPGKDQIDVDDLRAWLSWLAAEKQVAAGTQNQALNALLPLYRSVLGLEIQGLDTTLRAKPTRRLPVVFTRPEIAAVFSRLPLPYRLMVQLIYGGGLRLEECLSLRVKDLDFSNAFLTVRCGKGDKDRITLFPEILHEPVRTHLQEQRIVWERDRRNADPGVSVPHGLRRKYPGLSREWGWFWLFPASGFCNDPRSGERVRWHIHPSVLQKQVKIALRAAGIAKHASVHTFRHSFATHLVEDGYDIRIVQDLFGHANLQTTMIYTHVAARNKLGVRSPLQGLL, from the coding sequence ATGAAAACAGTCGAGAACCTTGCGGATTTTATGACCTATCTGACTACCAACCTGGGCATGGATGCAGGCAGATCCGAATGGAGCTGCTATTGGGTAGAGCGATTCTTGCAGAACAACGATTTGCCGGCACCAGGGCAACGTAAAGAGTCATTGCGCACTTTTCTGCACGCAGTGGCACAAACCAAGCCGGATCATGTGGTGCAGTATGCGAATGAGGCACTGCAGCGCTGGTTTTTATTCCTCGACGTTTGCGGCGGGAGCACCAACAACGCAGGAGATGACGATTGGCAGCGCTGGCGCGAGTACACCAGTGGCCTTACCCAGCGGGTGCGTGAGGTGCTTCGGCTGAAACACCGTGCCTACCGTACCGAGCAAACCTATCTGGGTTGGCTGGCACGCTTTTTCTCGTTTCTGGAAGCACATCGCGGGTTTCCTGGCAAAGATCAGATTGATGTCGATGACCTGCGAGCCTGGCTCAGTTGGCTTGCTGCCGAAAAACAGGTGGCCGCCGGCACCCAGAATCAGGCGCTGAACGCCTTGCTGCCGTTGTACCGGTCGGTACTCGGGCTGGAGATCCAAGGGCTTGATACCACGCTGCGTGCCAAGCCAACCCGACGGTTGCCGGTCGTGTTCACCCGCCCGGAGATTGCTGCGGTATTCTCCCGGCTGCCGCTGCCATATCGCCTGATGGTGCAGCTGATCTATGGTGGCGGCCTGCGGCTGGAAGAATGCCTGAGCCTTCGTGTCAAGGATCTGGATTTCTCCAATGCATTTCTGACCGTTCGCTGCGGCAAGGGAGACAAGGATCGAATCACCCTGTTTCCCGAGATACTGCACGAGCCTGTGCGTACCCACCTGCAGGAGCAGCGGATCGTCTGGGAGCGTGATCGCCGTAACGCGGATCCCGGGGTCTCGGTACCGCACGGGCTGCGCCGGAAATATCCGGGGCTTTCCAGGGAATGGGGATGGTTCTGGTTATTTCCAGCCTCCGGTTTCTGTAACGATCCACGCAGTGGAGAGCGTGTGCGATGGCACATCCATCCCTCCGTGCTGCAAAAGCAGGTCAAGATTGCGCTCCGTGCTGCAGGGATTGCCAAACACGCTTCGGTACACACCTTTCGGCACAGTTTTGCGACTCACCTGGTCGAGGATGGGTATGACATTCGAATCGTTCAGGATCTGTTTGGGCACGCCAATCTGCAAACTACCATGATCTATACCCACGTCGCGGCCAGAAACAAGCTGGGGGTACGCAGCCCGTTGCAGGGCTTGTTGTGA
- a CDS encoding alpha/beta fold hydrolase, with protein sequence MNITLTHNDHRIHVQASIDNPSAPNIIYLMTPVVSVSHELSQGFMSGLTEGGCNIFAIDFPGIGRSEGSSREIRYETMAGSMLSLIMYIQENYSANIHLYGGTGTGGIIGQALAMDSRIAPHIRSFSQFGAAIYRDSSPLADTRLLRIAYPLIQLIARIAPGTRLPFRLPEYHGLHAAEEDQWYKTIMQQYPGTFDLSFSLIASLCFLILGSASPLRNQLGCPTLVIASTEDRYFSRGYLQQYYDSLPCKKHLVWIASSHLAFVWNAEEINQAVLEWVHAH encoded by the coding sequence ATGAATATCACACTGACACACAACGACCACCGGATTCATGTACAGGCTTCGATCGACAATCCATCAGCTCCCAATATTATTTACCTGATGACGCCTGTTGTATCGGTGTCCCACGAACTGAGCCAGGGCTTCATGAGTGGATTGACCGAAGGCGGCTGCAATATTTTCGCCATCGATTTTCCGGGCATCGGCAGAAGCGAAGGCAGCAGCAGGGAGATTCGCTACGAAACCATGGCCGGGAGCATGCTGAGCCTGATCATGTACATACAGGAAAACTACAGCGCTAACATCCATCTGTATGGGGGTACCGGAACCGGGGGAATAATCGGGCAGGCTTTAGCAATGGACAGCCGAATCGCACCGCACATCCGCAGCTTCTCTCAATTCGGCGCGGCAATATATCGTGACAGTTCTCCCCTGGCAGATACCAGACTGCTCAGAATTGCATACCCGTTAATCCAACTTATCGCGCGTATCGCTCCCGGAACCCGACTCCCCTTCCGCCTGCCCGAATACCATGGGCTACACGCTGCAGAGGAAGATCAGTGGTACAAGACCATTATGCAGCAATATCCCGGAACCTTTGATCTTTCATTTTCGCTGATTGCCAGTCTGTGTTTCCTTATCCTGGGTTCCGCAAGCCCTCTGCGAAATCAGCTTGGCTGCCCCACCCTTGTGATTGCATCCACGGAAGACCGTTATTTCAGCCGGGGGTATCTACAACAGTATTACGACAGCCTTCCATGCAAGAAACACCTTGTATGGATTGCGAGCAGTCACCTGGCCTTTGTATGGAACGCCGAAGAAATAAACCAGGCAGTTCTTGAGTGGGTACACGCCCATTAA